Genomic DNA from Mus musculus strain C57BL/6J chromosome 11, GRCm38.p6 C57BL/6J:
CTGAATACCTAAATtatgatttaaatttaaattataattcaGTATAGTAGCAAAGTCACAGCTATGAAGAACAAAATAATGtaatggttgggggtcaccacggcatgaggaactgtactaaggggttgaagcattaggaaggttgagaacctctgctctagaaTGAGAGAGAGGATGTTCTTAGTGTGATCTGTAATTTGCATTCCCCACTGTAAGTGAAGTTGtgcatttttctatatatttaaggctttcttttgtgtttctgtgtcatcccccacccccagaactaCTAATATCATTTGCCTGTTTTGGATTCTTATTATTTGGgggtttgtatttatttttgagtctcaaatttttttctaaagccaaggatgaccttgaacccctaaacctccagcctccacttcccaagtgttaggattaaaggcttgcagtaTCATGCTTGTGTGACTccgtctcctcttcttcctcttcctcttcctcttcttcctcctcttctttttgttttttgttttttgttttttgttttttgtttttgtttttgtttgtttgtttttgagataggtctcTCTACATCTATAGCTCTTGATAGCCTggagctggcctccaactcagaaatctgcctacctctgcctcccaagtactaggattaaaagtgtatgtCACAACACCTAGTGACCTTTTCTTTCTTGATTGGCCCTCATAGTTGGTGCTCTGATCTCAAAGATTTCACTCCTGGAGCATGGCTAAGGAAGGGGCTTTGAGTACAGAAGTCCTAAGAAGGGACCTCAAAAACTACAATCAAACATAAACCTTAAGAATCTTGGTGGCCACTTTCTAGTAATGCAGGCTTGAGTCTAAGCCTGTACCTTCCACAGTACCTTCTTCTCCAGAGCAGGGAGCTGAAGTTAGAGGGCACATGCAACCTGCCGAAGGAGATGCCCAAGGACACATGGCTGAGGCCAGGCAACTGAGACCCTGTGGCTGTGCTCAACTTTAtgtctcctcctctgtctctgtctttgtccgcTCGGGGCTGAACCTAGGACTTTGTGCACGAAGCACATTCCTCAGTAGTCCATCCCCTGACTCAGTTCAGTCCAAAGATGACCTCTAGGGGAACAAATTAGAACCCTATGTGGACCACACGGGCAGGAAGGCTGAGctttctccatccctctctgCGGTTAAGGAGTAGAGGGACAGCCTAGTCAGTCTGGAGCTTTCTGCTCTTCTCTTTTAGGAGCCTCCTGAGAGGAGTGAGTGGGAGGCATCCTGGGGTCCCCTTGAGGAGGCAGTGtgttggaggaggggagggactgTCACCCTCAAAGTCTGGCAGCCCAGAAGAGAGCTTACAGCATGGAAcctatcctctctccctctcctggggATCTCCATTCCTCTTATGGGGTGAGAGGGGAGTTGCAGAAATGTGCAGGCCCCTGCCCTCCCCACATCCCCATGCCGAGGTAATGGGTGTCCCACTGAACATAGTGTTCTCTGGTCTAGGAGGAAGCAGGTTTGTGATTTTCTACATTCTTAGATTTCTGTATCCTGCCTCTGCACCCAAAATGAAAACTTCAGCACAAAGATGCCACATCATCTCCCCAGGGATACCCACTGCAGCATCTCCCGAGCCTTTGTATTAGAAGTGCTACTTCCAGCTCCACACTCCACAGCTGCCACCCAAGTCTGCCCCTTCTACCTCTGCTGAAACTCTTACCTCGACCATGCAAGCTGGGGCTAGAGACGTGTTTCTGCCTCCTTCTGGTCTTCTGTGTGGACTGGAGGTGCAACCCAGGGCCTCTGGCATGCCAGGCCATACTTTGCGACTGCAGTGCACTCCTTTCCTCCCATTCTAGTCTCGTCTCTGGGTCTCATGAGTGGAGCCCCTGTTTTCCTTTGCCTTCCAAGGTCCCTGTCCCAAAGCTTCGGGGACCTCCTTTCTGCACGCTGCCTTCCTGAACAGACTTTCGCAATTACATCTGTTGGCAGACTAACTAGCTAATTAATCTCTTAGGGAACCTTCTCGTTAACACATTTAGCCTTTCCACGGGCCTATTCATCTTGAGCTGCAGCTCCACAAACCCCTCCAGGAAAAGTTCTCTcagacaaaaatattttaaaatactcaaaTAGTCAAGCCAGGCGTGATGAtgcatgcttttgatcccagcatttgaaaggcagaggcaggaagatcaagagtcctatgtctctccccttccccacccgCTTAACATCTAGTTTCAATCTTTTTCATGCTTGCATTCAGACAGCAACCTGAGGGCTGTGTCAGGGGTAGGTAGGACTTAGCTTGTTTGGGCTTCCGGGGACTGAGGGCTTCAGCACCATGGAGAGAGCTTATCGGCACAGTTGCTGCTGTTAAAAAGCTAAAGACTCATTAAACAAGGAACAGAGGAGATAGTGTGTAACATGAAAATAACCGGGTCCTGACCCTCTTGGGTGCTCACTGCAGTTGAGGAACCGGAAATAGGATAGTTGTAACCAGAGTACAATCCATGGCCTCAGACACAGGAGATGGTGGGTATAGTCCTCTGCTTGCAGGAAAAGTGGTAAATCGGAGCTTCAGCTAAGCCTTGGAACATATTATTGTAGATACAACCATTAGGTCAGGGCTGTGCTGTTAGGGGAATTTATAAATGCGCTTTGAACAAAGGACTGGATGGATGGATCAGACAGATCCAACCCACAAATCCTCACAAAATAGTGTGGTGGGCCAGGAAGTAACCAGCTTGTGGCTTGCTCTATCTATCTGACAGGGGAGGAGGAGTTCCAGCTCTGAGGTCCTAGGGCCTGGTCCTCTGGGGTTGGGGATACAGGATAGAAAGGACCAGTTTGGTGTAGGTTTGACAGGGTGACTGGAGGCTGGGAGGCCTCATGGCTGCTCTGACTGTGGTACTTGCCGGGGGTGTTGCAGGAGTGGGCAGATGCCTGCTGCAGGGGACTCCGAAGCGTCCACGCCTACATCCTGGTCTATGACATCTGCTGCTTTGACAGCTTTGAGTACGTCAAGACTATCCGTCAGCAGATCCTGGAGACGAGGTGAGGACTTCTGACAATCTATTGCTACCTCAGTGGATGCCCTGATGCTGGCCTGTCTCCAAAAGAGGGGTACATGGATGGGGTTGCTGGAGGAGGGGTCACAAGTGAAATGTATTGAGTTTTCTGCTTCCCACGagtccccaccccctttctttttcttctctctctctctctctctctctctctctctctctctctcgacagggtttcactatgttgcTAGGCCGATTTTGAACTCAAAATCCCCCTACCTCAGGCCTCCCAAATGCTGTAATTACAGGTGTGGGTCTAATATCCCACTTCTATTGACTCATTTGGGATCCCGACTTATGACGTTGGCTATACTAATAGTGAAGAGCAGGGGCTGGGAGTGTATGGTCGCGGATCAGTTTTGACATATAAGCCTCAGTTTTCTTGTCTGTAAAATAGGCAGAACAATAGTGTCGACCTTTTTGGATGAGTTCTTTAAAGATGTAACCTTCCTCAAGGGGTTGGGGCTGCACCTGGAACAGAGCCCACGCTAGCGCGGAGCCCAGTGGTTGCGAGACTGGCAGCGCCCCCAAATTTCTGCCTCCACCCGCAGGGTGATCGGCACCTCGGAGACGCCCATCATCATCGTGGGCAACAAGCGCGACCTGCAACGCGGACGCGTGATTCCACGCTGGAACGTGTCGCACTTGGTGCGCAAGACCTGGAAGTGCGGCTACGTGGAGTGCTCGGCCAAGTACAACTGGCACATCCTGCTGCTCTTCAGCGAGCTGCTCAAGAGTGTGGGCTGCGCCCGCTGCAAACACGTGCACGCTGCCCTGCGCTTCCAGGGAGCGCTGCGCCGCAACCGCTGCGCCATCATGTGACGCCGCGTGCGCCCTGCAGCAGCACTGTCCCAGCGAAAGGCAGGGCAGGGCGGGGCCAGCCTCCCGCGGGACACCAGGGCCAGAGCAGGAAACCCCCGGAGGAGAACTCTGGGCTCCGGGCCTGAAGCACCCCTACAGCCACACACCTCCCCCACGAGAATCAGAGGGTGAGAGGGAGTCTCCCCGCCACTCCCCAGTCCTCCCCTCCCACCTGGGTCTCCCTGGGTCAGTCACCTTCAGTGCTGTAGTGTAGTGCCCGGCCCCAGGAGGGGCCACAACCTGTGGGCCAAGGGGTGAGCTTGTGAAATggagggtggggtgaggaggtGCTGTCTTGGCCAGGCCCCTGCCCATCTTCTCCACAGTGTATCTGTCTTTACCCCATGTCCCTCTTTCCAATGTCTGTCCTCTCAGGTGTCTGCCAGTCCTCATTTGTCCTGTCTACCTTCCGGTGtttctccctgctccccagctcCGCTCACAGGGCTCTCATTTTGTCCGTCCCCTTGTCGCGGATCCTGGCAGCTTTTTGATGCCAGGCCTTCTCCCCGGCAGCGCCACCGGCAAAGGGCAGAGAGATGCAAGTGTCCCAAGGACCGAAGCCAAGGGGTCCGAGGGCTGAGGTCCGACAGCCGTCAGGGAGAGAAGGCTGAGCTCTCCCTCATCCAGGGAGACCTCCCTGCCCAGCAGCCCCCAGAGACGCAACCACCTACCTTCCAGCCTTAACTCAATGGTCCCTGCCGGGTGCCCCTCACCCCTGACCCCAAAGCCAGATTGCCCCCGGGGctaaaattctttttgttttgtttgacggTGTGGAGAGGAAACCTCTCAAAGGATCATTTTCTCTCCTTGATGCTAGGTCCCACTTCTCTGTTATCTCCTGCACTAGGGTGGGCTGCTACTACGTTGGGGGATGTGGAGTTTGTGGGGGACTGATGGTGGTGGGGAAGATGGTGCCCGGGAGGGGGTCACGTTATGCTAGTGATGATTCTGTGTCCCTGTCCCCACCTCAGTTGAACTGCCTAAGATTCTGCCTCCATCAGGTCTCAGGTTGTTTTGATCAGTCTCTGTAGGGGCAGAGCCAGGAAAAGAATAAGAATGAGGGAGTTGTGCCTGGGAAAGACAGGTGTGCATCCCCACTCATAGGTGGAGGCCTTCAGGATCTGACTGACCCCTTATCCCAACACTAGGTTGACCCTATGCCCTAACTCACCCACCCCATTTTCCCCGGCTGCCTGGCCGGGTTTCTACCTCTCGTCACCGGAGCTGATCACTGTCAGTTTTGTACCgatttagaaataataataatggagaTTCCAGGAATGGCCTGAGGGATTGCTCGGGgacttggagggagggaggaagaagtggTTCCATGTCCCCTGCCCCGGCCAAAGAAAGTTCCTGAGGCTGAACCCTCAGCCTCAGCCCTGGTCCAGTTGGGAGCATAAGGACCCTTTGTCAAGAGGGGTACATAGGACGCCTGTACACAGGGGTACATAGCCTTTGCCAAGGCTGCAGTGCACAGACCAGGAAATCAGGTACCCAGAGAGGTGATGGGGAGGAatctggggcaggggtgggatggggaatTTATGGTGTTCCCGTGTGGGAGGGAATCTATGATTCTCTCTATTGCTTCCCTACTGAATCTCACTCCCTCTACCCAGCAGGGGGCACTGCAGTACAACAGCAGCCCTCACTTTGGACAGCCCAGCATTCTGGGTTctagtccttgctgtcctgcaCAATTTTGGGCTAGCGATTTGCCCTCTCTGAGCCTCCCTCTGAAACAGAGGCGgtggctcccctcccccacacttcagAGTGGCTGGGAGGGTAAGGAGGAGGGGTGCCCACTTTCCTCTCCTGCAGCCCCACCACTGGCTCCTCGGGGTGTGGGGTAAAGATGGCAGCCTCCCATGTGCCCGATCACCCCCTTACTCTGGGGCACTCCAGGAGAGGGTGGAGGATCCAGACCTCTGGCTTGCCTCCACTGGGGAGTCATTGGAATGTAGCCCCCTCACCCTTTCCTCTTCACCCCAGGTCTTGGATTTCAGGTCCCTCCACCCCCCATTCTGAGTCTCCGTCCTTCCCCTCCCCAACCAGGGTTTCCCATGCAGGGTCTGGAAGTGTGTGTGACACCCACTGAGCTGTTATTGGAAGTCAGATTAAAAATCAGGGAGTGTTTTCCCTCGTTTCTCTACTTCGGTGTCAGCTCTGTTGCTCgtggaggaaggagtgggtccctgcagagtgtgtgtgtgtgtgtgtgtgtgcgtacgtgATCACACGTGCACATGTTATGTGGAAAGAGTGGTGTTCCCCACTCAAAAGCTTGAGGGCAACCAAGAGACCTAAGGGAAAAGGTTCAGGATATGACTCCTTTCCCTCCAGCTAATCACAGCCACACAGAGGTTACCATCACCTGCCTTCCCAGATACATACAAGACTCAGTCCTAACTGCTTCTACATCTTCCTCTCAGTCAGGGTCAAACTTGGGGCCTCTGAACCATAGCTTCTTAGACACAGAAGTGTGATGGATGCCATCAACCAGCCCGCTGTCATCCGGAGCCAGAACCAGGGGCAAATCTTTGAAGTCCACGCCAAGGGTGGCCAGCCTTCTGGAGCCTGTGCGGAGCTGCCTTTGTCGCTGTCCAAGGTCCTGAACACGTCTGCTATGGAAGCCTCGATTGCTAACAGCTCACCTTGTCCCCATCGCCTCCAGCAGAGACGACCTTTAAAGTTGTACCTCTCTACACTTCTACAGTCTTAGGGGAAAGATCCAAAAAGCTTAGGCTCAAAGCACACCCACATGTGTTTAATAACTTACAGCTGTGGCAATGTCCAGAGGCTGAGGAGCTGTTCTTGGTGTTCTTAATGGGCTCTCTATCACCCCTGGCTTGATGCTGGCTTGCAATGGAGCTATGGGCTGCCCATTCACGCAACTGGTGGGCTCTTCAGGCCGATTCCTGGCCAAGACACTGTGCTGAGTGAGGGACTGTACTTTCTCACACATACTCTGCACTGCATAAATTTTGCTGTACTCTTCCCTATCTGAGGGCTCTTCAGACCCAAGATTCCTCCTCGGGTGAAAGTGGGGTTCCACCAAGCTTCAGAGGCTCCTGGCTCTCTGCGGGCTGGATGCTGCTCTCCAAGGAGATGTTGctgcctcctttctttttctcttcctccttcttaccTGTTCCATTCACCTGGCAGGGGACCCCTCCCTTGCCACCCAATGTAGCTTTTAATAGCCTGCTTCCAGGAGCTGTCCTGGCTAGAACCAGGCAGGAGTAAGGCAGTGGCTTGGGAATTCTGGAAGGTCTCTTCTCAGGTCTATGGTCTCTACGAGGCCGGATTCTGGGTCTCAGCTTCAGCTTGTAAATGGATGGGATCTTCTGGGGCTTCCGGAGAGTTCTCTTGCCCTTGCCCAGACATACACTGGCTTTGTCAGAACTGGGGTCTGAGCATGAACGTGTGGGAGCCTCCAGGTTGGCAGATACAGGCGGGGTTGAGCACCCCTGCCCTCTTGCAGGTGATACAGTCCTCACTGTGGTATCCTCAGCATTCAGGCTTGCCTTTATCCTTGTCCCCGTTTCTCTGGAACCTAGCTTCTCTTTGGGGCTTCCTGGGTCCACAATTGGCCTAGGAAGGCATTCAGATCCAACCTTCCAGGCTTTCAGATCCACTTTAAGGAGGGGTGGGGGACCCTGAACCAGTTCCCGGATGACTTTATCATAAGGACCCCCAGGCTCAGGCCACCTCCCACCCAGGCTAGGAACATAGACCCCACTTCGAGGGATGGCTTGAGACCTTGTACCCTGAGTGTAGGCAGTCCCCACCTCCAGCAGCTTCATGTTGGCCACAACCTCCTCTTTAAGGTTATCATAGAGGGCTTGCTCTCTGCGCCTGCCCAGGGCCAAAGAGgtgtgtctctctttccacttctgTGTacccaagctcctgggatcctcaGTCTCTGAAGTAGTCTGGATGTCTGTCTGGTGGTCCCCACTTGCTTCCACAGAGTGATGCCCATGTGTGGATCTATCCAGGTTCCCTTCGAGGGCCCTTGATGAGATGGAGCCTCTCCCCGTGGAGTATTCACCTTCAGTACCCAAAGAGCTTCTTCCTGGAGTTGGGGGCCGGGCAGGGGACAACCGGATAGGGATTTTGGTGAGCCCTTTGCCAGGGGATGAGGAATGAACAGTCATGGGTTCACTGAGCTGTGGGGAGGCACCCTGGTGCAGGACCCAGATCATGTGAGGACTGGCTAGGCTGGAGGAACGAGGTGGGGGCGATGGTCCCCTTGCTGACGTCCTTTTGCTGGTGGCCTCAGGGATTTGGAGCCTCTGTGGTGTGGGGGCCTTGGTGTGTGTTCCTCGACTGCCTGCTTCCTTGTGAACCCACAATGTGGGAGTCCTTCCTCTGGGCGGTTCACCTGGGCATCTGTTTGCTCTCTTCCCAGACAGGGTACTCTGTAGGTCTGGCCCCCTACAAGTAGATGAGAATTGGGGACCAGGTGATGACATCCTCTGAGATGGAGTTGGTTTCTCTTGggacctgaaaagaaagaaagaaagaaagaaagaaagaaagaaagaaagagagagagagagagagagagagagagagagagagagagagaggaaggaaggaagggagagagagagagagagagagagagagagagagaaagaaagaaagaaagagagagagaaagaaagaaaaagaaaaacagactcaAAAGGGACTCAGGATAATCAGAGGCATTTCCCATGGGAACACTATGGGGGGTGGGGCTTAGAGAACCAGTGTTCTTCCCTGGGACAGACCAAGAGACCCCTATGCAGCCATTCTAGAGGCCTGGGCATCCTTGTTCTCATGCAGCAGATAGAGAGGGACTTCAGACCATTCAAGGAAAAGTTCTAGACCAGAAGACTGATAATAAGAAGCTATTCATAGTTGGGGCAGGTCTCAGTCTTAGCTTTATCATGAAATGGAAGAACACTGAGTATGGCCTCAGTCCCCTTGTCTAAAGATGGGTGTTTGGAGCAACTAGGTGATCCTTAGGTCCTGGGTGCTGTTTTGTTTGCAGACACATGAAGCCTTGTCTTGTTCTGCATCCCTGGGGTGTAGagtccagggccttgtgcatactaGGGAAGCATTGCCCCTGTGGGGTATGTGGCTTTTGTGATATGACCTCCTGAAGTAGCCTGGGAAGTGCCCAAAATCACAGCCCTCTTGCCTCAGCTGCCTGGATGCTAGGACtctaggcatgtgccatcatatcCAGCTTATGTGACATTTTGTTGGTGTAAGACATTGTTCCCTTTATCTTGGGGGATGAGCTGCTGAGAGTAGACTTATGGGGGGGCACTTCCATGTCCCTCTCTTGTACCTTGGGAGTGGATCCTCTCTGAGGGTTCTGGCCCTCACTGGGGGTTCACTACGGAGTCCAGGAGAGGAAGGTGTGGGAGGTCTCAGCTTTCGGCTGGAAGAGGTGTATGTCTTCCAGTCCACTGGAGGCAGTGGGCTCTGTGAGCGGCTGATGGTCATTGTAGGCTGGGGTTGTGAGGGCCCATCCTGCACCTTCACTTCGTGCTGCACCGGTGGTCCTGGGGGCTTCAGGAAGCTGCCTGGCTTGTGGGCTATCACAATGGGCCCCAGAGAAATCATAAGAAGGAAGAGTTCAATTCCTGTTTTATGAAACTCACTGTTCCACCATGTCAAATTCTCCTTATTCTCCCATATAGGCACCAGAACCTACAGTGGCAGACCCAGTTTCTACAAAAGGACTCAGGAGACACAGTTTAGTCAGAGAGCCCAACATTAGGATTTACTGAAAGCTATATGGCATTGCCGATCTAAAACTTTTATTCAAATTGTATGCTTATTCAGGGTGACTTGAGGTACTGATGAAGATTAGAAAAGGACTGAAAATCTTCAAGCCCCCCTGTGTGGACTCCAAGGCCAAATCTGAGCTCTACTGAGCCGTACCTTGGACAACGTTGTTTCTGCGTGCCCTGAGCGCCACCTTGTGGTTACTCTTAGTATTGAGTCATGACTGCCCCCTCGGCCCTCATCCACAGATCCCTGTACAGCAGAGCCCCTGGAGATCAGGCCTATTTGCTCTCCCACAAGTTGCCTCTCAACTAGGAGCTATGTCTATGTCTCTCTAGCCAGGCCCATAGAGGAAATTTTCTAGGGAACTCACAGAGGGACGTGCACCGGCAGGGGTCATGTTTATCCAGATAATGGCCCAGCGTGTCCCAGCCACCCCCAACACGCACCATCACGTGGCTCCGGAGGATCTGAGGGGGCAAAGGTGAGGTTGAGCTGAGTGGAGAGCTTTCCCTATTCCCGTATACCCCCTTACACACGCGTGTGATTGGGAGACAGAATATCTTGCTTTTTAGTTTTACCCATGACTGCCATCAGACATCACTTGTCAAGGGTAGGGGCCAAACTGCTAAACAGGACGTTGCACAGCCACAACTGAACAAGGGAGCACACAGGCATTTGGATTGCTGGCCAGATCTCAGGACATTCTTGTGGCTATACAGGGCCTCGAACGTGTCTCTGCTTGGTATGGGACCATCATGCCCCTGTGATGTGTGACAGAGACAGTGGGAGACCTGCTCAACGCTGTAATAAAACAGGTCCTACAGACTTTCCAAACTTTAATTTCCATGGTTCAAAAGTGGTGCCAAGATCCCTGACTCATGCCCATGCCACAAGACTACTTATTGTTTCGGGGTCTGAGGGGGTCTCAGGCTGTTGTCGGCTCTGCTCCCAGGTGTGCTCTATGCCCAAGGAAAGGGCTTGACCACACCCAACTGCTGTCCACATTCCTAAGCACAGAGCATCTCCAGGGAGGTGAAGTCAGACATGGGGAAGGGCTAGCgagatcccccccccctccacccagACCTGCAATGCTGTTCACTCTACAGGATGGATGGGTCAGGATCTGAGTGGTGTAGTTTGGGATCCACATGACTGGGGCTGTGCACAGAACACAAAAGCCCAGATTCTTAGGTCCCTTTCTCTGACCTATCCTGTGGAGTGGGAAAGTGAGGGCACCTTTTCATATACACTATTTCTGCCTGGGGGCACCCTGTGGACTCAGCTCtgatggaggtggtggaggaTGGTGGTACCAGCTGC
This window encodes:
- the Gas2l2 gene encoding GAS2-like protein 2, which codes for MSQHVGHGRRPRTPGPPVRSIRPFKSSEQYLEAMKEDLAEWLRDLYGLDIDADNFLRVLETGLVLCRHANTVTEAALAFLAEAPERAQKIPMPQAGVFCNGAAQPGTFQARDNISNFIQWCRKEMGIQEVLMFETEDLVLRKNVKSVVLCLLELGRRAWRFGVAAPALVHLEEEIDEELRRDLALPSPDPPPPIPPARRPCHFHNLDQMVQSLVSHCTCPVQFSMVKISEGKYRVGDSNTLIFIRILRSHVMVRVGGGWDTLGHYLDKHDPCRCTSLSHKPGSFLKPPGPPVQHEVKVQDGPSQPQPTMTISRSQSPLPPVDWKTYTSSSRKLRPPTPSSPGLRSEPPVRARTLREDPLPRSQEKPTPSQRMSSPGPQFSSTCRGPDLQSTLSGKRANRCPGEPPRGRTPTLWVHKEAGSRGTHTKAPTPQRLQIPEATSKRTSARGPSPPPRSSSLASPHMIWVLHQGASPQLSEPMTVHSSSPGKGLTKIPIRLSPARPPTPGRSSLGTEGEYSTGRGSISSRALEGNLDRSTHGHHSVEASGDHQTDIQTTSETEDPRSLGTQKWKERHTSLALGRRREQALYDNLKEEVVANMKLLEVGTAYTQGTRSQAIPRSGVYVPSLGGRWPEPGGPYDKVIRELVQGPPPLLKVDLKAWKVGSECLPRPIVDPGSPKEKLGSRETGTRIKASLNAEDTTVRTVSPARGQGCSTPPVSANLEAPTRSCSDPSSDKASVCLGKGKRTLRKPQKIPSIYKLKLRPRIRPRRDHRPEKRPSRIPKPLPYSCLVLARTAPGSRLLKATLGGKGGVPCQVNGTGKKEEEKKKGGSNISLESSIQPAESQEPLKLGGTPLSPEEESWV
- the Rasl10b gene encoding ras-like protein family member 10B isoform 1 (isoform 1 is encoded by transcript variant 2), which codes for MVSTYRVAVLGARGVGKSAIVRQFLYNEFSEVCVPTTTRRLYLPAVVMNGHVHDLQILDFPPISAFPVNTLQEWADACCRGLRSVHAYILVYDICCFDSFEYVKTIRQQILETRVIGTSETPIIIVGNKRDLQRGRVIPRWNVSHLVRKTWKCGYVECSAKYNWHILLLFSELLKSVGCARCKHVHAALRFQGALRRNRCAIM
- the Rasl10b gene encoding ras-like protein family member 10B isoform 2 (isoform 2 is encoded by transcript variant 3), translating into MVSTYRVAVLGARGVGKSAIVRQFLYNEFSEVCVPTTTRRLYLPAVVMNGHVHDLQILDFPPISAFPVNTLQEWADACCRGLRSVHAYILVYDICCFDSFEYVKTIRQQILETRGWGCTWNRAHASAEPSGCETGSAPKFLPPPAG